The nucleotide sequence CCCCATAAAATCCGCCAATGGTATGGCAGTCATTAGCCTTGGTACTGACCAAGTACTTTTAAAAAAGCAGCGAACTCAACGGTCATACGAGTCCCCTGTGCCACTAGATCCCAATCTCTTTGCACGGCTTGGCCAGTGGCCTTGTCCAGCCAACGGCGGCGCTTAATGTGGAGATAAACTGACTTTCCCCTTAACGGAAAATCCTGGACGACGATCTCTTTGTGAAAACCATGGGCTATTAAAGTGCGATGTTTTTCCTCTTTCGGGGTATCTTTTTTTTCTTCAAAATATAAATGAAGCGCACCCTCTTGCATATTATGGGAGACTAGGTCAAAATGGGTCGTTAATACTTCTGGCAGTATAAACTTTAATAGGTCCAATGATAATTCCAATGCGATCGTTTTTCTGCAAAGATCTTATTCTATTTTCAATTCACACACAACTTTTAGGATTGATCCCAAATATACCCGAAAATTGATCCATTCATTTTATTTACCTCTAGCTTCCATCCGTAGAAAAAATTAGTGCGCATTAATAAATATTCTACATTCTTCAACTGCAACCACAAAAAAATCACGCGTTAGGCGCAAAATTTTGTATCAAAAATCAAAATAATTACGGCAGGTTTTTATGACCGACATGAATATCGCCGATATGGATTTAAGTCCGGCATTTGTTTTCACTTCGTCAGAAGTAGGGTTTTAAGATGCTTAAAACATAACTTGCTATCTTCTCCGAAGATAATAATATCCAATTCCTTTTAATGATATTTTACTCAAAACGGTTGGGTCGAATTTGTTCCTAATCAAAAGTGAAAATAACTTGCGATTGCGCAAATCCTATGTACCTATATACATATACCCATATATTTATATTGACATATTTGCATATATAGTGACTGGTATTAACATATTTGCGTACATAGTGACTGGAGCAATCCTGGATCAAGTCCAAAATCTGGGTTTTTACCATTTTAAGAATATAATTTAATCAAGCGATATAAGAAGTATTCCGTATTCCTGACTCCCCTAAATTGTGATCTAAAAGCCTTTACTTTGGCATTAAAGGATTCTGCTGAAGCATTTGTACTTCTGTTTAAAAAATAGTTGAGTACAGAGCGGTAATTTAAAGCAATACTATTGGCTACCGTTTGGAAGCTCTTAAATCCTGACTCCTCTACATCTTTGTACCAGTGGGCTAGTTTGGTGTAAGCTACTTTAATATCTATGGCTTGGTTAAAAATATTCCTCAAGCCTTGAACAAGTCCATAAGCTTTCTTTAATTCTGGGTATTCATTAAACAATATCTGTCCCCTCTCTTTCTGATTTGGAGTCCATTTATCTGGGGATTTATACAGTAGATATCTACTCCTGGCCAGGAGTTGTTTTGAGCTGTCACCATTAGAAAAAGTTACAGGTTTAAATTCTTTGTCGGCTACTCTAGATAGCTTTATCTGTTCATTTTCTTGATCCAAAGCTTCCCATCGGTATTTGATACGAAGATCTTGGAGCGCCTCTATTGCCAGCTTCTGTACGTGGAACCTGTCGGTGACCTGTACGGCTTTGGGGAAGCATTTTTTGGCGATGGTCTTCATGGAGTTTGCCATATCCAGGGTGATTTCCTTGACCCTGGCCCTTTTCTTGGTGGGTATCTTCATTAGTTGTTCTATGATAGGTTCCACCTTGGTGCCGGAGAATATGGCCACTATGGACCCTTTTTTTCCCTTGGCCTTTTTGTTGGTGATTATGGTGTAGAGCTCCCCTTTGGAGAGTGCCGTTTCGTCAATGGACAGGTAAGGTCCCATATTTTCGGGAAAGACGAGCCATTGTTTGGCATGCCCCTTTTGCTCCCAGTCCTTGAACTCGCTCAGATAATCCCTGTACTGTCGCTGGAGTTTCTTGCCATTTACCCCGAAGAGAGACCCCAGTTGTTGGCCGCTCAGGGCCGTATTATCCGTTGATCTCTTTTAAAAAAGCAGCGAACTCCTTTGACATGCGGGTCCCCTGTGCAATAAAATCATCCCAATCACGGCTGGTCTTGGTCCACTTTCCATCCACCAGGACATCCCAGCGCCTGCGCTTGAGGCTCAAGCTGACCAGATTGCTGCGGATCGGATAATCATCGATGACCCTGGGCTCCATAAAGCCACTGGCCTTAAAGGTGTGCTCTTTGTAACGCTCCGGTATCTGCTTTTTCTCCTCTAAAAATACAGTCAACCGATTGTCGTACAAGGGATTCTTTATCGGTTTTTGTTCAAAGCCGACGATATCAAAAAAGTCGAGTAATCCCTCTGGTAAAAATAAGCTCAATAACGATAAATCGGTTCCTTTGTCCATCCCTTAAATTTAAAGTGCAAAGAAATAAATTATTCACTTTAGACCCAACTTTTGTTCTTGATCCGTCTTTCCCCCGGACTGGGCCGGGATTGTGAACAAAATCTAACGGAGATCGATTAACTTTAGGTAAAACAGTGAAACAAGAATCCAGACCTTATTGCCCATTGGTTCCCTTGAGCCCTTAGGAAAGTTTGGGCGTGCATGTCCTTGGATAGGGAATTGAATCAACAACTTCTAATGTTAGACTATGATCTGAATGAGCATGCTGAATTCCATTTTCCACAAAATCAAATTGCCATTACAAAGATAATAGATCCCAACGCTGAAAGAATTGATATTTGCTACCGTGAATATTATGTGGCCGGTCTCGAGGACAGGTCAAAAGAACCGGTACGCCGTTTCGCCTGCTTTACCAGGGACCTTCACGAACTGGCAAGGTTCCTCAGGAAATGCCGGATCGAGACCGTGGCCATGGAATCCACAGGCGTGTAATGGTACCACCTCTACACCGTCCTACTGGATCATGGCTTCGAGGTATTCTTGGTGAACGCCCGCCATGTGAAGAACGTGCCCGGAAGGAAGAGCGACGTGAGCGATGCCCAGTGGTTACAGGAACTGCGTGGACTTACAACAAAAAAAAGGAACCACCATTACGGTAATTCCGCTTTTGAATCAAACTTACATTTGCTTCTTTCAAGGTAAAGATACTATATTCATTTTACTTCTTTTGCTTTATCCTTCTCAACATTAGCCCTTTAGTAGTTCACTTTAAAGTCCTATTTCTGCTCAAAAGCAATTATTCAATTTTATTCATAATATTTTCATAAAAGACTAAAAAGTATGATATTTATCATCTTTTAGTAAAACAGGAATTGTCAACTTTGTGAGTTATTTAATTTTCAAAAAAATCAAAAGATGACTTTATCTAAATCTCTACACTCATTTCATATTCCAGTTATGGGATTGGCTTATACGATTGACAGTCCCATTCGTGTGGCCCAATTTGGAATTTCGTCCGTAATATCTATTATTGACGATGAACTTATTGAAAAAATGAATGCCTTTTACAGTAAAAAGTTTAACTTACCATATCAGGAAATATCAAAAAAAGCAGAAGATTATCGAGCCGAACGTATTACGTCCTATTTAAATTTGGTGGATAATATTGTAAAGAGAAAATTCTCAAAATTTAAAACTGAATTATCTGAAAGCAAATTAGCCCTGGATAATTTCATAGCTACTTTACCTAATAAGTCCAGTATTAAAGAGGGGCTTTCCAATTTAATGGATGAAGGATCCGCCTTAAAGGAAAATATAAAAAACTACTTAGAAACACATCTAACAGCTGGGGATATTGATGTGAATATTATGACCAAAATCGATAAGGATAACTTTGTTAAAGGTGAACAATTACATGTAGAATTTAATGATGCACATGCTTCACTACGTGGTTTTGCCAAGAGTAATCTAAGTTCTTCCGTCGTGCTTTCGGCAGGAATGAATCCAAGATTATATAGCTATATCGAAAATTTCAAGGATTTCTTTCCAGATAGTCAAGGGTTTTTAAAAAAGAAAATTATCCTGAAGGTCAGCGATTATCGTTCGGCAACCATTCAAGGAAAATTTTTAGCCAAAAAGGGGCTTTGGGTTTCGGAATACAGAATTGAATCTGGGTTAAACTGTGGCGGACATGCTTTTGCAACAGAAGGGTATTTATTAGGACCCATTTTGGAGGAATTCAAAAACAAAAAGTCTGAATTAATCCATGACACTCACGATGTTTTTGCAAAAGGCTTAAGTGTAAAAGGTTTAACCGTTCCAGAACATCCTTTAGATTTAAAATTCACCGTTCAAGGTGGTGTTGGTACAGCCGAGGAACACGAGTTTTTACTTGAAAATTACCAAGTGGACTCAGTAGGCTGGGGAACCCCATTTCTATTAGTGCCAGAAGCTACCTCTGTAGATAAACAAACACGGGATTTAATGGCAAAAGCCCAGGAAAAGGATTTGTATTTAAGTGGAATTTCACCTTTAGGAGTTCCTTTTAATACTATTAAGGGAACCACCAACGAATTTTTCAAACAAAAACGTATAAACGATAATAAAGCAGGAAGTTCTTGTCCGAAGAAATTTTTGGCCTTGAGCAAAGAGTTTGGTCCAGAGGGTATTTGTACTGCTTCAAAAAAATATCAAGATGTAAAATTAGCGGAATTAGAGGCTAAAAGACTTGAAGTATCTACAAGTATGTATGAAAATGCCAAAGCTAAAATTACCGAAAAAGCTTGTCTTTGTGTTGGTTTGGCCAATGCATCTTATTTAGAAAATGATATTCCCATTAAAGGTCAGGAGCAAGGTGTTGTTATTTGTCCTGGACCGAATTTGGCTTATTTTGATAAGGAAGTCCCACTTTCTACAATGATGCAACATATTTATGGAAATGCGTCTGTGCTTTCCAATGTAAACCGCCCAAACATGTTTGTGAAGGAATTGAAAATGTATGTGGATTATTTAAAAAATGAAATAGCTGCAATTTCAGAAGAAGTAACAACCAAACAAATTAAAAAATGGGTTGCTTTTAAAATAAATTTGTTTGAAGGCATTGCCTACTATCAAAATTTGTTTTTATGTTCACTTTCTAATAAAAACATAAAGATTCAAAATGATCTTCAGTTTTATAAAGAAGAACTAATTGCTGTTGCGATTCCTGAATTAGAAATGGCTTAATTTGAATAGAAGAATGTCAGCTCTGAAATAGGCTAACTATTTCATTTTCCTTTTTTGACCTTACTTAATTCAATACTGGCTGGTCTGTATGGTACAATACATTTCTCTGTAAGTATTCATTCCCATAGAACGGGTCGGAGTAACAAGTCGTAATAACCTACTCATTTTTTGACTCTTTACAAAATCGGTAATTTGTAAAGAGTCTTATTTTTGAAGTATAATTCAGGGGGTCTAAACACAATCCTTGCCCCATGTTCTAAGGGCGAATAGCCAGGAGTTAATATTTTATCGCGAACGGCATATTGAAAAGTTGTGTGGGTAGGATTCATTATTGTCAGCTAATTACACACAATAGCCTATCATTTAGTATACCAAATTCTTTGCACGATTATAGTTTTAAGTAAAATTGTTAGTAGTACCGCCAATAGAATTAAAAAATCTGCACCGATTTTGGTAACTTTACAAAAGTTGTCAATTGACAATACACAGCCTCAATCCATTTTCATGCTAGCTCTGAAACCCAATACAAAAATTCAGCAAGAACTCGTAAACAGTATCGTACATGGCTTTGGAATTATTTTTGGTATTGTTAGTATTCCTATTCTGATAGCCTTTGCCATAAAAAGTAACAATACACCTGGGGTTATAGGCGCAGCTATATATGGATTTTGTTTTTTACAACTTTTTACTTTTTCTACACTCTACCATGGATTTCAGCATGCACAGGCAAAACATATATTTCATATCCTTGACCACATCAGTATTTATTTCCTGATTTCTGGCACCTACACTCCCTTTTTATTAATTTATATGAATAATGCCTTTGGTATTACATTGCTATCTGTATTGTGGGGCCTGACTGCCTTGGGAATTGTTTTTAAGGTTTTTTTTACTGGCAAATGGAATATTATTTCGACGCTCGTTTACATAGCAATGGGATGCATTATGATAGTAGGAGGACGTACTTTTTTTGAATCTATTCCAAGAAGCATATTGACCATGATTCTTATCGGAGGTGTGCTTTACCTTTTGGGAGTCATCTTTTACCTATGGAAAAAATATCCCTATAACCATGCTGTCTGGCATTTTTTTGTTCTGGCAGCTGCTGTTTGTCATTACGTAGCCATTTTGTTGGCAGTGTAACGATGGATAATTTTAACTTACCATCATCTTGTTGGATATTAAATGAAACAGGTAATGAAAATTCTTGAATAGAAATTCAAAGACCCAAGATGATATTATTATCCTCCACAAAGGAATCTTTCAGACAATAGTTCTAATTGTGATTCAGCTTTCGATAAATCAGTTTGAAGTTTCTTATTGTTGTTTACCTATAGTAAGTTGGGTGAATCCATCAACCTTCGACATTATTTTATTCATTACATAATTGATGATTAAATAAGATGGAATTTAATTAAGGTAAATGATGTTAACAAAGTGTCCTAAAAAATGTTCGTGGCTGTTGCAGAACTCGAATGAACATTAATTTTTGCTTTTATAAATGTGCTAAAATCCATAAATTAAAGACATGGAAGGCAGAAAAAATTATACCGTAAAACTCTTCTCCGGTTTCCAGTTGTCGAACCGGATTCCAAAGGAAAATCGTAACAGAAGGCTCCTCGAAACACTTGATCTGAGTTTTCTTTATAAGGATAGGAAAAAACTTTATGGCAAGGCGGGTAACCCTTCGATTGACCCCGTAGTATTTTTTAAGCTACTAATCATGGGATACCTTGAGAACCTGCCGGTATTACCTCCGACCGAAAACTGGTAGAACATTGCTGCATGCGAATGGACGTGCTGTACTTCCTAGTTTTGGTGCCTGCCTAAAGGCCGGCAGGCAGGTAGACGAGGATCTTCCATGGCATACAACGATCGGCAGAACGAGGCAACTTTACCCGGTTTACCTTTTCGGGACATTGTTCATCAAAGTATTTGCCTTATGTGTCAATAGCGGAATGGTATCCGGCCATACCCAGGCGGTAAATTCGGCCCAGATAAAAGCAAATTCATCAATGGAAATTGTAGTGTTTAAAGTGCCGGCCAACTCCCTAGGCAACCACTTGAAAATCCAATGTTACCGGCTGATATTCCTTCTTTTTTATTTAAATAAAACTTAAATAATCTACAATTAATAAAAAATGAAATATCTTGCATCTAATGGGATTATTTGACTTTAGAGATCTAAGCAAAAGAAAAAAGAAAGGCACTATTACTATAGAATGTGAACCTGATGGGGTGCGAATCAATAGTTCATCAATTAGTTTTCCGACAAGTTATAAAACTCTCAAAAACATATTGGGAGATGCCACACGTGTTGAACCTATTAATCAAACCAACAGCAAGGTGTATCTTTGGGATGAATTGGGCATTTACTGCTCATCTGCCGATCCAGATAAGATGCTAATGCTCCTTCTTGTAGAGGACAATAGGTACGGTCTAGGTCACCAACCTAAAAACAACTTCACAGGAACAGTTTTAATTGATGGTGAGGCCATGGACATCTCGTTGGAAAAGGTAAGTAATGATAGACCATATATCATAAGGTCTGTAATCAAAGAAAAGAAGCAGGTTGCCATAGCTCTCGGATGGAATCCTGGTATTTAAAACGAGGATGACCACATTAACTGCGTAAATAAAAACAAGACTTAATCAAAAATAAATCCTTGTAGCAGTTCTAGCCAGAATAGGTGTTCAGCCACTTTTCACAAGACACTCCAGAATCAAGGTATTTACAAGACACTGTAAGGCAACATTGTTGGGTACCTGGATATAACAAGAAAAACAAAGAAGACAGCGACTATTTCAGCAATGGCCCTTCTATCCAGAAGATGTTTATCTCCCACGAAAAATTGAGATTCCAACTCAAAATGCATTTTCTTAATCTTAGAACTCACCTTTTTCTTATCTGGCAATACAAAATAAGCTACAATGTCTCCAACAAGACAATTACCAAAATCCATCAATCTTTTAGATATCAAGATCGAGATATTCCCCATCCGATTCATTTTTTGAACAAACCAAACATTATATCCATTCTAGTACAAAGCTAACTTCTTTAGATTGGCGATGACTTTTATCATCTTTATTTACAAAATGCTGTCTTAATTTTATTAAATTGTTAGTGCAAATGCTAAAGATGATATATTCCCATATTAAAAAAATTGTTTTGCATGCCAATTAAAAGTTACCTGGCCCTTCCTGTAGCCGGAAGAAAAGATGAGTTGATGACCGCCTTAAAAAGTTTTCATCAATGTGAGGTCGTCCCGGCCCAGAATCAAGATGTCCTTGCCTTGGTAACCGATACTTCCAACGAAATGGAGGAAGAAATTCTTAAAGAAAAAATTGAAGCCATAGACAGTCTCAAAATGTTATCCCTAGTCTCCGGTTTTAATACACCGCCTAATTAATATAACTATGTACAAGTCTGCAACAAATAGAAGAAATTTTATTAAGAAAATGGCCATGTTATCAGCCATGACCGCCGCTGCATCCATGTTTCCCGGAATTATATTTGCAAGTGAACAGGAAAAAGGA is from Arenibacter algicola and encodes:
- a CDS encoding ISAon1 family transposase N-terminal region protein, with the translated sequence MELSLDLLKFILPEVLTTHFDLVSHNMQEGALHLYFEEKKDTPKEEKHRTLIAHGFHKEIVVQDFPLRGKSVYLHIKRRRWLDKATGQAVQRDWDLVAQGTRMTVEFAAFLKVLGQYQG
- a CDS encoding ISAon1 family transposase, coding for MSGQQLGSLFGVNGKKLQRQYRDYLSEFKDWEQKGHAKQWLVFPENMGPYLSIDETALSKGELYTIITNKKAKGKKGSIVAIFSGTKVEPIIEQLMKIPTKKRARVKEITLDMANSMKTIAKKCFPKAVQVTDRFHVQKLAIEALQDLRIKYRWEALDQENEQIKLSRVADKEFKPVTFSNGDSSKQLLARSRYLLYKSPDKWTPNQKERGQILFNEYPELKKAYGLVQGLRNIFNQAIDIKVAYTKLAHWYKDVEESGFKSFQTVANSIALNYRSVLNYFLNRSTNASAESFNAKVKAFRSQFRGVRNTEYFLYRLIKLYS
- a CDS encoding ISAon1 family transposase N-terminal region protein produces the protein MDKGTDLSLLSLFLPEGLLDFFDIVGFEQKPIKNPLYDNRLTVFLEEKKQIPERYKEHTFKASGFMEPRVIDDYPIRSNLVSLSLKRRRWDVLVDGKWTKTSRDWDDFIAQGTRMSKEFAAFLKEING
- the trhA gene encoding PAQR family membrane homeostasis protein TrhA, which gives rise to MLALKPNTKIQQELVNSIVHGFGIIFGIVSIPILIAFAIKSNNTPGVIGAAIYGFCFLQLFTFSTLYHGFQHAQAKHIFHILDHISIYFLISGTYTPFLLIYMNNAFGITLLSVLWGLTALGIVFKVFFTGKWNIISTLVYIAMGCIMIVGGRTFFESIPRSILTMILIGGVLYLLGVIFYLWKKYPYNHAVWHFFVLAAAVCHYVAILLAV
- a CDS encoding transposase, which codes for MEGRKNYTVKLFSGFQLSNRIPKENRNRRLLETLDLSFLYKDRKKLYGKAGNPSIDPVVFFKLLIMGYLENLPVLPPTENW
- a CDS encoding DUF7738 domain-containing protein — its product is MGLFDFRDLSKRKKKGTITIECEPDGVRINSSSISFPTSYKTLKNILGDATRVEPINQTNSKVYLWDELGIYCSSADPDKMLMLLLVEDNRYGLGHQPKNNFTGTVLIDGEAMDISLEKVSNDRPYIIRSVIKEKKQVAIALGWNPGI